TTTTTCTCATTAGTGTTTACGGAAACTTTATTAGCATATCTAAATAATACTTAATCTATTGTATGAATAAAGTAGACACTTGTAGGTATTAACTTCTCTcacatttatgtattttttcAATTGATCTCCACTCttctaagaaaaaaaattaacacaTAAACGCATCGAGTACTTATCCACAAAAGAATTAAATGAGTCCATGCACACTTTTGTGGCACAAAAATGTAGCGTAAATGATGATGAATCAGCTCCACACGTTCATTTCCATCGCATGCCGAGTTACGTGGTCGATTGGAATGGAAACTGGAATGTTAGGACCAGACAAGACAATTCAATGATCGAACAATGGAAATACCTAAAAGTTAAGGATGAGCGTTAAAAGTCAGGTTGAAAATATTAGTGGTTAGTGAAATTAGATTgaaacattattattatttatataacAAAACTATTAATGGTTTATCAACGTTTATAACTCTCAAATTAATGGCATCGATGATCTTCATATTATCCGGATAAGAGATCTGTTTTGGTGCTATCTTATCTGCAAAATTCCAATTTCTAACCACAAACTCAAGAGGTAGGTGATACTGTcagattttttttatatatggCGGGCTCATCACTTTTTTCGGTGTTCTTTATATTTGCTCTTAGACCATAGAGTTGAAAAAGCCATCGACGAACAAAAGCTTCCGGCAGCATCTGCAAATATGGCGGCACTGAATTGCATGGCGGACTCATCACTTTTTTCGGTGTTCTTAATATTTGCTCTTAGACCATAGAGTTGAAAAAACCATCGACGAACAAAAGCTTCCGGCAGCATCTGCAAATATGGCGGCACTGACTTGTATAGACCTCTCCAATTCCGACATACAAAAATCTGTTTCTCTCCTCAGACAGGCAGGCACTCCactcctccttttctttttattcccCCCCTCGTACATACACCTGCTATCGTTCGATTTAAGTTTATTTTTGTGCATTCTTTGGTCTATCTGTGGGGTAAATTTACAGTTTTTTCCGATGATGAGTAATTTAGTTTGAAGGTTGAAGAACTAAAAGAGTGAATATATGAGTAGAAAGTGGGACTAATACTTCTTAGCAAGTAATGAATTGTTCAGTTGTTAAGTTAGTATATAGTATTTCCATGCAACGATGCAATAGATACAGTAAGTAACGTAACGTAACTCTGCATCTCAATTCTATGATCACTTTTATTGATTAGTGCTGCATTAATTTGTTATTGCAGCTATACATGGATAACCTGTTCTTGCCTGCACAAATACTCTTACAATAATATACACCTTTATCTAAAGCCGTTTCCACTCTCCATATCAGTGCTTACCAATGATTGGCATCATTCTGGGAGTTGAGTTACTTACTCCTAACGATGTTATCGTTTATTTAGGCTTGCTTGGACTCTGGATTTTTTTATGTAGTCAATCATGGTATCAGCCCAGAATTTATGGATGAGGTCTTTTCTCAAAGCAAAAGGTTCTTTAGTCTACCACTTGATGAAAAGATGAAGCTTCTCAGGAATGAAAAAAACCGTGGTTACACTCCTCTTCTAGATCAGCATCTGGATCCTGCCAACCAGATACATGGTTTGTTTTCTCATACCTATTGCGTTTATCCTAATTTTTATATCCGATGGTTGTTAATACCAGAATATAAGGACAGGTGTAGCCAATGCATTATACAAGTGAATAGTTGGAGTTCATTCTCTTGTCGCTTTAGAGTATTTTCATTTTCAGCTACACTTTCCGGCCTTACATGTTGACTATATCAACTCCTGGTTGTGGCTATATTTGCATTGCTATCAAATGTCACTTATCAGGCCTCTTTTATGTTGTTTATATGCTCCTTTTCTTTCTGCATCCTCTGTTCTCTTATGTGATGTTTGTACATGCTACTTACCAGAATGAGCAGCAGAACTAAGTTCGTGTTTTTATTTGAGCTAAGCATTTCTGCGCCCTGATGTTCTTGTAGGAGATTATAAAGAAGGATATTCCATTGGTGTGGAAGTACCAGAAGATGATCCTCAAGCCGAAAAACCACTTCATGGACCAAACTTGTGGCCTACAGCAGGTAACTTTGCTACGCAATTATTGTTACATGTTGAACATCAATCTTGCTTCATAAATCTTGcaaatcttttggttaaaagtggaatttttttttccgtAAAGATATTTTGCCTGGATGGAGAGAAACTATGGAGAGATACCACCGCGAAGCACTGTAAGTATTGAGATGCCTATCATGTAACAGAAAAAACTAtctatttttcttgcatgtggTTGTACTCCTCGGTGCTGCAGAAGTAACTTAATGTCAAGTACTGACCTGAATCATCTTTGCTGTTGTATGAGTAAGCAGCAGATCAATTTAGTTAATCATATTGATTAATCATCTTTGCGTGCAAGggtatatttttttcttaaccAATTTGCAGTTCCATCACCTTAACAACATTTGATGTGTTAAATTCTGATGAAATTGGTTGTTGGGCCACTTAGATTGTAAATTGCTGGCCATCCGGTTAAATTACTTATTTCGATGTCACTGATGCATAAGATGTTATATCTCTGCTCCCATGCGGTTGTATATTTACAAAATCAGATAAATCATTATTTCTTTTAGCGGAACAGTCATTATTGATGAATATGTGTCATCAAATCGTGGTGAATAAGTCCAAATACATAGCTTTTGTATTTTCTGTCATTTCTAATACATTAATTGATTAGACTTAGACACAATCTTTTGACTCGCCTATGATGTCTTTAAGCACTTGCTTGAATCTACACATTCACTGTTAATTCTTCCTAGTTTGAAGAATGGAATTCTGTGTTTAATTATCAGGTAATTAAACAATGATCACCACATTTCTCAAGCGAGAACCTATCATTTTGTTCATCATTTGACCATTGAAATATTGGtgcttttcattttggaaaggcTTATCTTGTTCCAAGGTACAATACTAGTCAATGATGTTGAAATGAAACTGAAGTCATTGTCTGGTTCTGCATCTTTTCTATTGCCAAATTTGAAAGGTTCTTGATTATTATCTTGTGATGTACTTTCAGCAGTTCTTTCCAAATCTTCCTACATTTAGCTCTACATCTTGCAGACTGCTTTTACAGCTTGTTTGATACTGACATCCTCTCTATCTTTATTCTTGCGTTCAGTGAGGTTGCAAGGGCAGTTGCTAGAATTATAGCCCTAGCACTTGACCTGGATGGAAACTTTTTTGATCAATCAGAAATGCTAGGCGATCCTATTGCAACTTTGCGGCTGCTACATTATGAAGGTCAGGTTGTGGACAGTTTCCTAAAGAAGGCTGTATTTATAAGCTGACATGAGCTTGATTAATTTCAGGTAAAATCTCTGAACCAGAGAGAGGAATATATGGTGCAGGTGCCCACAGTGACTTTGGCTTTCTTACCTTGTTAGCCACAGATGATGTCATTGGTCTTCAGGTATACACAAACGTTGGAATTAGATTGCTTAGGAATGATCCCATAATTATTCTTGAGTGGGACCATGAACCTGCTGTTCCATTGCAGATATGCAAGGACAAGCATGTTGAGCCTCAGATTTGGGAATACGTGTCACCAGTAAAAGGGTAAGGCCTTTTTCTCTCAACGATCAGTTTCTCTTGAGTAGAAAGGAATTTTCTGTTCCTGATTCCTTGTTTGGTGTGTTTGGACATTTCATCATACatatattcaaaaaaaattaaaaaaggatATTATGCAGTCACTCCATAGATCAAAAAGTCTTCAGCTCATGAATTAGTATAGGTCATTAACCTAAAGAACTTTCTTATGGTTATGCTCTTGGCATTCTGccattcttatttttatttgaggACTTCTTGTTAAATTATTGTTGCAGCATAACTGTTATAGATTAGTCCCAATGATAAGTATCATGCTGCATTCTATGATGGCTGCAAATAAATAGTTGATGCATGATATGCAGAGCATTTATTGTGAATCTTGGAGATTTACTGGAGCGCTGGAGCAATTGTTCTTTTAGGTAATTATGAGTTTCTACTAAGCACAGTAATCCTTTTTTCCCCCTCCTGAAAAAATGAGAATGGATCTTGAGCTATTGCAACTGTTAGTTCTCATTTTTCTTATCTGTGTTTTAACACAAATCATGCACCAATAATTGAATGTCTAACACAGACAAGGAGTTCCCATATTTTACCAGTCTTTTCTAGAAGCATTCAGTTTTTAATTAGACAGCTGTTTCAGTCATGGAGCTCTCATGTTCTAGCACACATTGAACCTAATTATCTTTATGGTGGTTTCGGTGTAAGAAAAACAATCACTGATGTCTGAAGTTACAAACTCTTcgtaaaagcagtcatccatATTCACTGGTTGGGTTATGAAGTTTCATAATTCAGGAAACCTGAAAATTTATAGTTGAGGGCCTGGAATTTATGGTTTCTTGGAGATAAAATAATTGAATATCTAATTTACTGAACTTTCATCTCCGTGATGTTGAAATTGTTCTGTTGTGGGGATCATTTTCAGGTCAACACTACATCGAGTCTTGGTTAGCGGTCAAGAAAGATATTCTGTAAGGCTTTCTGAACCTCCTTATGTTCTGCAACAGCAATGTTTTGTTGGAATGAGATCCTCATCTTAAACAGTGTGTGCGTCAAATATATTAGCACATGGAAAGTTTGAAACGTAGTTCTAAATAGTTAAATCTTTCTCAAGCCATAGCTTTACAGATACAGTGGACATTACAAGCTCAGCTGATTTCTCCATGAGAAATTTAGTTCTGTAAGCAGCGATCAGTGCCTTGCTAATTTCTTCTCTCTGTGATGG
This genomic interval from Coffea eugenioides isolate CCC68of unplaced genomic scaffold, Ceug_1.0 ScVebR1_1427;HRSCAF=2274, whole genome shotgun sequence contains the following:
- the LOC113755337 gene encoding 2-oxoglutarate-Fe(II) type oxidoreductase hxnY-like isoform X1, with amino-acid sequence MAALNCIDLSNSDIQKSVSLLRQACLDSGFFYVVNHGISPEFMDEVFSQSKRFFSLPLDEKMKLLRNEKNRGYTPLLDQHLDPANQIHGDYKEGYSIGVEVPEDDPQAEKPLHGPNLWPTADILPGWRETMERYHREALEVARAVARIIALALDLDGNFFDQSEMLGDPIATLRLLHYEGKISEPERGIYGAGAHSDFGFLTLLATDDVIGLQICKDKHVEPQIWEYVSPVKGAFIVNLGDLLERWSNCSFRSTLHRVLVSGQERYSIAFFVFPSFNCVVKCLPACHSEENPPKFPPVTCGAYLMQRYEDTYGDQSS
- the LOC113755337 gene encoding 2-oxoglutarate-Fe(II) type oxidoreductase hxnY-like isoform X2, with translation MAALTCIDLSNSDIQKSVSLLRQACLDSGFFYVVNHGISPEFMDEVFSQSKRFFSLPLDEKMKLLRNEKNRGYTPLLDQHLDPANQIHGDYKEGYSIGVEVPEDDPQAEKPLHGPNLWPTADILPGWRETMERYHREALEVARAVARIIALALDLDGNFFDQSEMLGDPIATLRLLHYEGKISEPERGIYGAGAHSDFGFLTLLATDDVIGLQICKDKHVEPQIWEYVSPVKGAFIVNLGDLLERWSNCSFRSTLHRVLVSGQERYSVPTRHMWSLLDAEI